One genomic region from Drosophila subpulchrella strain 33 F10 #4 breed RU33 chromosome 2R, RU_Dsub_v1.1 Primary Assembly, whole genome shotgun sequence encodes:
- the LOC119550183 gene encoding small nuclear ribonucleoprotein F: protein MSAGMPINPKPFLNGLTGKPVLVKLKWGQEYKGFLVSVDGYMNMQLANTEEVIEGSVTGNLGEVLIRCNNVLYIKGMEDDDEEGEMRD, encoded by the coding sequence ATGTCGGCTGGTATGCCCATTAACCCCAAGCCCTTCCTGAACGGCCTGACGGGAAAACCGGTGCTGGTGAAGCTGAAGTGGGGCCAGGAATACAAGGGCTTCCTGGTCTCCGTCGACGGCTACATGAACATGCAGCTGGCCAACACGGAGGAAGTGATCGAGGGCTCCGTCACCGGCAATCTTGGCGAGGTGCTCATCCGCTGCAACAACGTGCTGTACATTAAAGGCATGGAAGACGACGACGAGGAGGGCGAGATGCGCGACTAG
- the LOC119550182 gene encoding protein LTO1 homolog, with product MTSPSRDINDLFDDIVLTEEKEARLGYEEGLKDGQEQGNEEGYKLGYAQGVSLGEELGKILGQVVAQQQLKHTDKVRRSLEQLRSLVEEFPRTNDPQADIVGAVQDIRSSHRRLRALLGSKKTPGAAASEPPSVEHKDYSF from the coding sequence ATGACAAGCCCGTCGAGGGATATTAACGATCTATTCGACGACATTGTCCTGACCGAGGAAAAGGAAGCCCGTTTGGGATACGAAGAGGGACTGAAGGACGGCCAGGAGCAGGGTAACGAGGAGGGCTACAAATTGGGCTACGCCCAGGGAGTATCCCTAGGCGAGGAGCTGGGCAAGATCCTGGGTCAGGTGGTGGCCCAGCAGCAACTGAAGCACACGGACAAGGTGCGTCGCAGTCTAGAACAGCTGCGCTCGCTCGTCGAAGAGTTTCCCCGCACCAACGATCCGCAGGCGGATATAGTGGGAGCTGTGCAGGACATCCGGTCTTCCCATCGTCGTCTTCGCGCTTTGTTGGGATCCAAGAAAACCCCTGGAGCAGCAGCCTCAGAACCACCTTCTGTAGAGCACAAGGACTACAGCTTCTAG